The Cervus canadensis isolate Bull #8, Minnesota chromosome X, ASM1932006v1, whole genome shotgun sequence genome contains a region encoding:
- the LOC122435565 gene encoding Y-box-binding protein 3-like, with the protein MSEAGETTLTEVAASISPQASCKPLASLGGGDRALALDTGHLSGDEIPKATAGDSKGKEPKKVIAERVLGSVVWFNVKNGYGFISRHDTQEDVFVHHSAITWNTSRKYQGTVDDGETVEFDVVQGERGTEAANVTGPAGAPLKGSRYTSHRASTRRGFSTHRHEPPPRSPKSAENGVDERDGSGEGFTAAQGLRRPLPGHSQDQQLSRFPPSRRAPSVTRHPWIQVTTSGPLSDQQPGSNPTARQEGHPQRGRGLSYLLSRPRARGPRRSPGIPEELEAEHSERGPEAGSNPPQRPPPRYGSCRPSNRRRRPQQVPGAQEQDSEGGESTIRKSPTETPSSVAVAKNNDAPKKENPLVMDAPSAAQA; encoded by the coding sequence ATGAGTGAGGCGGGAGAGACCACCCTCACGGAGGTGGCTGCTTCCATCTCCCCTCAAGCCTCGTGTAAACCCTTGGCATCCTTGGGAGGCGGAGACCGGGCCCTAGCCCTTGACACAGGCCACCTCAGCGGGGATGAGATCCCCAAGGCCACTGCTGGGGACTCCAAGGGAAAGGAGCCCAAGAAGGTCATCGCTGAGAGGGTCCTAGGCTCTGTCGTATGGTTTAACGTGAAGAATGGGTACGGCTTCATCAGCAGGCACGATACCCAGGAAGATGTGTTTGTTCACCATTCGGCCATCACCTGGAACACCTCCCGCAAGTACCAAGGCACCGTGGATGATGGCGAGACGGTGGAGTTCGACGTGGTGCAGGGCGAGCGGGGCACTGAGGCTGCTAACGTAACCGGGCCAGCGGGCGCGCCACTGAAGGGAAGCCGCTACACTTCCCACCGCGCCAGCACCCGCCGGGGCTTCAGCACCCACCGCCATGAGCCACCTCCGCGAAGTCCCAAGAGCGCAGAGAACGGCGTTGATGAACGTGATGGCAGCGGCGAAGGCTTCACTGCGGCCCAGGGCCTCAGACGCCCTCTGCCTGGCCACTCCCAAGACCAACAACTGAGCCGTTTCCCGCCCTCCCGCAGGGCCCCATCTGTGACCCGCCACCCGTGGATCCAGGTTACCACCAGCGGCCCCCTGTCCGACCAGCAGCCTGGGTCCAACCCCACTGCAAGGCAGGAGGGGCATCCTCAGCGGGGTCGGGGCCTTAGCTACCTGCTGAGTCGCCCTAGGGCCAGAGGCCCTAGACGCTCACCAGGCATCCCAGAAGAGCTGGAGGCAGAACACAGCGAGAGAGGGCCCGAAGCCGGCAGCAATCCTCCACAGAGGCCCCCTCCACGCTATGGATCCTGCCGTCCCAGTAACCGGCGCCGCCGCCCGCAGCAAGTTCCTGGTGCCCAGGAACAGGATTCCGAGGGAGGAGAGAGCACGATCAGGAAGAGCCCCACTGAAACACCTTCTTCTGTCGCTGTGGCAAAGAACAACGACGCCCCTAAAAAGGAGAACCCCTTGGTCATGGATGCGCCCTCTGCCGCCCAGGCCTAG